The following proteins come from a genomic window of Streptomyces liliiviolaceus:
- a CDS encoding acyl-CoA dehydrogenase family protein, which yields MAARTHTVTNQAPPLVAYDLFTADRALVEAVGRHLDPALLDEARGELSALGRTSGSAQVQKWGVLANENPPKLLTHDRYGERLDEVEFHPSWHRLLGKGVSAGLTAAWSRPGGHVRRAAGFLVWSQVEAGNGCPLSMTHAAVPALRTDPALAAEWEPRLTSTVYDQDLRPAARKAGALFGMGMTEKQGGSDVRANTTVARPLAEDGTYELTGHKWFCSAPMSDGFLVLAQAGPAGEQGGQGGRDALTCFLVPRVLADGTRNVFRIQRLKDKLGNRSNASAEVEFDGTWARRVGEEGRGVRSIMGMVAATRLDCVLGSAGLMRQAVAQAVHHCEHREAFGGRLVDKPLMRNVLADLALESEAATTLALRLAAAYDDGGEQERAFLRLAVPAAKYWVTKRCTPVVAEALECLGGNGYVEESGLPRLLRESPLNSIWEGAGNVQALDVLRALQREPSALNAYLQEVGLARGADHRLDGAIKDLLTELADLGGVEGRARRLVERIAVVLQGSLLVRFAPPEVADAFCASRLGGDWGSSLGTLPHTLDLASVVERARPVS from the coding sequence ATGGCAGCCCGCACCCACACCGTGACCAACCAGGCTCCGCCGCTGGTCGCGTACGACCTCTTCACCGCCGACCGGGCCCTGGTGGAGGCGGTCGGCCGGCATCTCGATCCCGCGCTCCTCGACGAGGCGCGCGGCGAGCTGTCCGCCCTCGGGCGCACCTCCGGGTCCGCGCAGGTCCAGAAGTGGGGAGTGCTGGCCAACGAGAACCCGCCGAAGCTGCTCACCCACGACCGCTACGGCGAGCGTCTGGACGAGGTCGAGTTCCATCCGTCCTGGCACCGGCTGCTCGGCAAGGGCGTCTCGGCGGGGCTGACGGCGGCCTGGTCGCGGCCGGGCGGGCATGTGCGGCGCGCGGCCGGTTTCCTGGTCTGGAGCCAGGTCGAGGCGGGCAACGGCTGCCCGCTGTCGATGACCCACGCGGCGGTGCCCGCCCTGCGCACCGACCCGGCGCTCGCCGCGGAGTGGGAGCCCCGGCTCACCTCCACCGTCTACGACCAGGACCTGCGTCCTGCCGCGCGGAAGGCCGGCGCCCTGTTCGGGATGGGCATGACGGAGAAGCAGGGCGGCAGCGACGTCCGTGCGAACACCACGGTCGCACGGCCGCTCGCCGAGGACGGGACGTACGAGCTGACGGGCCACAAGTGGTTCTGCTCGGCGCCGATGTCGGACGGCTTCCTGGTCCTGGCGCAGGCGGGCCCCGCCGGCGAACAGGGCGGACAGGGCGGCCGGGACGCTCTCACCTGCTTCCTGGTGCCGCGCGTGCTGGCGGACGGCACCCGCAACGTCTTCCGGATCCAGCGGCTCAAGGACAAGCTGGGCAACCGGTCGAACGCCTCCGCCGAGGTCGAGTTCGACGGGACCTGGGCGCGCCGGGTCGGCGAGGAGGGGCGCGGGGTGCGCTCCATCATGGGGATGGTCGCCGCGACCCGGCTGGACTGCGTGCTCGGTTCGGCGGGGCTGATGCGGCAGGCGGTCGCGCAGGCCGTGCACCACTGCGAGCACCGCGAGGCGTTCGGCGGCCGGCTGGTCGACAAGCCCTTGATGCGCAACGTCCTGGCGGACCTGGCCCTGGAGTCGGAGGCGGCGACGACCCTCGCGCTGCGGCTGGCCGCCGCGTACGACGACGGCGGCGAGCAGGAGCGGGCCTTCCTGCGGCTCGCGGTGCCGGCGGCCAAGTACTGGGTGACCAAGCGGTGCACGCCCGTCGTGGCGGAGGCCCTGGAGTGCCTGGGCGGCAACGGGTACGTGGAGGAGTCCGGCCTGCCGCGGCTGCTGCGCGAGTCGCCGCTCAACTCCATCTGGGAGGGCGCGGGCAACGTCCAGGCGCTCGATGTGCTGCGGGCCCTCCAGCGGGAGCCGTCCGCGCTGAACGCGTACCTCCAGGAGGTCGGTCTGGCGCGCGGGGCCGATCACCGGCTGGACGGCGCGATCAAGGACCTGCTGACCGAACTCGCCGATCTGGGCGGTGTCGAGGGGCGCGCCCGGCGGCTCGTCGAGCGGATCGCCGTGGTGCTGCAGGGTTCGCTGCTGGTGCGCTTCGCGCCGCCGGAGGTCGCCGACGCGTTCTGCGCGTCACGGCTCGGCGGGGACTGGGGTTCGTCGCTGGGGACGCTGCCGCACACGCTCGACCTGGCCTCGGTGGTGGAGCGGGCCCGCCCCGTCTCCTGA
- the sbnA gene encoding 2,3-diaminopropionate biosynthesis protein SbnA, with protein sequence MPVISDPSEFNENELYVDLRATMGLPLFLKCEGFNFAGSIKMKAATEMVDAAERSGALRPGSVLVESSSGNLGVALSVIAASRGYGFRCVTDARCNPATRRMMEALGSVVHVVEEPALHGGFLGARIAYVRALCASDDRYVWLNQYANDSNWRAHYRTTAPAIARRFPDLDVLFVGAGTTGTLMGCARWFWQWRRRVRIVAVDTVGSVTFGGPERPRQIPGLGMGVRPPMLDESYVDDVVHVEEADTVRVCRRLAARGFLFGGSTGTVVSGAATWMDLHGARDLTSVALAPDLGERYLDTVHSPSWSVTPRGEDTLGSGDLATLSRPA encoded by the coding sequence ATGCCTGTCATTTCCGATCCTTCGGAATTCAACGAGAACGAGCTCTACGTCGACCTGCGGGCGACGATGGGGCTGCCGCTCTTCCTGAAGTGCGAGGGGTTCAATTTCGCGGGGTCGATCAAGATGAAGGCGGCCACCGAGATGGTGGACGCCGCCGAACGCAGCGGCGCCCTGCGACCGGGATCCGTCCTGGTCGAGTCGTCGTCCGGGAACCTGGGCGTGGCACTGAGCGTGATCGCCGCGAGCCGTGGCTACGGGTTCCGGTGCGTGACCGACGCACGCTGCAACCCGGCGACCCGGCGGATGATGGAAGCTCTGGGCAGCGTGGTCCACGTCGTCGAGGAGCCGGCTCTGCACGGCGGCTTCCTGGGCGCCCGGATCGCGTACGTACGGGCGCTGTGTGCCTCGGACGACCGGTACGTCTGGCTCAACCAGTACGCCAACGACAGCAACTGGCGGGCGCACTACCGCACCACTGCGCCGGCCATCGCACGCCGCTTCCCGGACCTGGACGTGCTGTTCGTCGGGGCCGGTACGACCGGCACCCTGATGGGCTGCGCGCGCTGGTTCTGGCAGTGGCGGCGCCGGGTGCGGATCGTCGCGGTGGACACCGTCGGCTCGGTGACCTTCGGCGGGCCCGAGCGCCCCCGGCAGATTCCGGGGCTCGGCATGGGCGTACGTCCGCCGATGCTCGACGAGTCGTACGTCGACGACGTGGTGCACGTGGAGGAGGCGGACACCGTCCGCGTCTGCCGCCGGCTGGCCGCACGGGGGTTCCTGTTCGGCGGCTCCACCGGCACGGTCGTCAGCGGGGCGGCGACCTGGATGGATCTGCACGGGGCACGGGACCTCACGTCGGTGGCGCTCGCCCCCGACCTGGGCGAGCGCTACCTCGACACCGTCCACAGCCCGAGCTGGTCGGTGACCCCGCGCGGTGAGGACACGCTCGGCTCCGGCGACCTGGCCACGCTGTCGCGTCCGGCCTGA
- a CDS encoding GNAT family N-acetyltransferase, with product MSIAVTTWSLEQTAPADRLPAAAPDGDVRIARAEVPSPEFSRFLYASVGGDIRWTDRLGWTYAQWLEDLDRPGTETWVAYDRGTPAGYVQLEAQDDGVVEIVYFGLIPAFRGRRIGGHLLSYAVARAWDLADRWPGRATTKRVWLHTCSKDGEHAMDNYLRRGFKLFDTKVEEEPDVAAPGPWPGAQVG from the coding sequence ATGAGCATCGCTGTGACCACCTGGTCCCTGGAGCAGACCGCTCCGGCAGACCGGCTGCCCGCCGCCGCGCCCGACGGTGACGTCCGGATCGCCCGCGCCGAGGTGCCCTCCCCCGAGTTCAGCCGCTTCCTGTACGCCTCCGTCGGCGGCGACATCCGCTGGACGGACCGGCTCGGCTGGACGTACGCGCAGTGGCTGGAGGACCTGGACCGGCCGGGCACGGAGACCTGGGTCGCGTACGACCGCGGGACGCCCGCCGGCTACGTACAGCTGGAGGCGCAGGACGACGGTGTCGTGGAGATCGTCTACTTCGGGCTGATCCCGGCCTTCCGCGGCCGACGCATCGGCGGCCACCTCCTCTCGTACGCCGTGGCGCGGGCCTGGGACCTGGCCGACCGCTGGCCGGGGCGGGCGACGACGAAGCGCGTCTGGTTGCATACATGCAGCAAGGACGGGGAGCACGCGATGGACAACTATCTGCGCCGCGGCTTCAAGCTCTTCGACACCAAGGTGGAGGAGGAGCCGGACGTGGCCGCCCCCGGGCCCTGGCCCGGGGCACAGGTCGGCTGA
- a CDS encoding nitrite/sulfite reductase, protein MAATPQDPAAATPRRKVSRHRGEGQWAVGHYTPLNGNEQFKKDDDGLNVRTRIETVYSKRGFDSIDPNDLRGRMRWWGLYTQRKPGIDGGKTAVLEPEELDDKYFMLRVRIDGGRLTTQQLRVIGEISQEFARGTADITDRQNVQYHWIRIEDVPEIWERLEAVGLSTTEACGDTPRVILGSPVAGIAEDEIIDGTPAIEEIHRRVIGNKDFSNLPRKFKTAVSGSPLLDVAHEINDVAFVGVNHPEHGPGFDLWVGGGLSTNPKIGQRLGAWVPLDEVADVHIGVLSIFRDYGYRRLRTRARLKFLVADWGVEKFRQVLEDEYLQRKLVDGPAPDQPLARWRDHIGVHRQQDGRFYVGFAPRVGRVDGTTLTKIAELAEAHGSGRLRTTVEQKMIVLDVEQEQIDSLVEGLEALDLKVRPSSFRRGTMACTGIEYCKLAIVETKVRGATLIDELERRMPEFDEPVTININGCPNACARIQVADIGLKGQLMLDTEGNQVEGYQVHLGGALGLEAGFGRKVRGLKVTADDLPDYVERVLKRFEEEREDGERFATWATRASEESLT, encoded by the coding sequence ATGGCCGCCACTCCGCAGGATCCCGCTGCCGCAACGCCCCGCCGCAAGGTGAGCCGTCACCGCGGTGAGGGCCAGTGGGCCGTGGGTCACTACACCCCGCTCAACGGCAACGAGCAGTTCAAGAAGGACGACGACGGTCTCAACGTGCGGACGCGCATTGAGACGGTCTACTCCAAGCGGGGCTTCGACTCGATCGACCCCAACGACCTGCGCGGCCGTATGCGCTGGTGGGGGCTCTACACCCAGCGCAAGCCCGGCATCGACGGCGGCAAGACCGCGGTCCTGGAGCCGGAGGAGCTGGACGACAAGTACTTCATGCTGCGGGTACGGATCGACGGCGGACGCCTGACCACACAGCAGCTGCGCGTCATCGGCGAGATCTCGCAGGAGTTCGCGCGCGGGACCGCGGACATCACCGACCGGCAGAACGTCCAGTACCACTGGATCCGCATCGAGGACGTCCCGGAGATCTGGGAGCGCCTGGAGGCCGTCGGGCTGTCCACCACCGAGGCCTGCGGTGACACGCCCCGCGTGATCCTCGGCTCGCCCGTCGCCGGGATCGCCGAGGACGAGATCATCGACGGCACGCCCGCCATCGAGGAGATCCACCGCCGGGTCATCGGCAACAAGGACTTCTCGAACCTGCCCCGCAAGTTCAAGACCGCGGTCTCCGGCTCGCCGCTCCTGGACGTGGCGCACGAGATCAACGACGTCGCCTTCGTCGGCGTGAATCACCCCGAGCACGGCCCCGGCTTCGACCTCTGGGTCGGCGGCGGCCTCTCCACCAACCCGAAGATCGGCCAGCGCCTCGGCGCCTGGGTACCGCTCGACGAGGTCGCCGACGTCCACATCGGCGTCCTGTCGATCTTCCGCGACTACGGCTACCGGCGCCTTCGCACCCGCGCCCGGCTGAAGTTCCTGGTCGCCGACTGGGGCGTCGAGAAGTTCCGCCAGGTCCTGGAGGACGAGTACCTGCAGCGCAAGCTCGTCGACGGCCCGGCGCCCGACCAGCCGCTCGCCCGCTGGCGCGACCACATCGGTGTGCACCGGCAGCAGGACGGCCGCTTCTACGTCGGCTTCGCCCCGCGCGTGGGCCGCGTCGACGGCACCACCCTCACGAAGATCGCCGAGCTGGCGGAGGCGCACGGCTCGGGCCGGCTGCGGACCACCGTCGAGCAGAAGATGATCGTGCTCGACGTGGAGCAGGAGCAGATCGACTCCCTGGTGGAGGGCCTCGAAGCCCTCGACCTGAAGGTCAGGCCGTCCAGCTTCCGGCGCGGCACGATGGCCTGCACCGGTATCGAGTACTGCAAGCTCGCCATCGTCGAGACCAAGGTCCGCGGCGCCACCCTGATCGACGAGCTCGAACGCCGTATGCCCGAGTTCGACGAGCCCGTCACCATCAACATCAACGGCTGCCCGAACGCCTGCGCCCGCATCCAGGTCGCGGACATCGGTCTCAAGGGCCAGCTGATGCTCGACACCGAGGGCAACCAGGTCGAGGGCTACCAGGTCCACCTGGGCGGCGCGCTCGGGCTCGAAGCCGGCTTCGGCCGCAAGGTCCGCGGTCTGAAGGTCACCGCGGACGACCTGCCCGACTACGTCGAGCGGGTCCTGAAGCGCTTCGAGGAGGAGCGCGAGGACGGCGAGCGCTTCGCCACGTGGGCCACCCGCGCCTCCGAGGAGTCCCTGACATGA
- a CDS encoding phosphoadenylyl-sulfate reductase — MTAVRTDTDTEKQTGTEKRTGSESDRDSDRDAELKALAERAGRELEDASALEILQWAVQTFGKQFCVTSSMEDAVVAHLASRANPGVDVVFLDTGYHFPETIGTRDAVEAVMDVNVITLTPRQTVAEQDAEYGPKLHDRDPDLCCALRKVAPLEQGLTKYRAWATGLRRDESPTRANTPVVGWDEKRRKVKVSPIARWTQDDVDAYVSEHGVLTNPLLMDGYPSVGCAPCTRRVLEGEDARAGRWAGRNKTECGLHG; from the coding sequence ATGACGGCCGTTCGGACCGATACCGATACAGAGAAACAGACCGGCACGGAGAAGCGGACCGGCTCCGAGAGCGACCGGGACAGCGACCGGGACGCGGAGCTCAAGGCGCTCGCCGAGCGGGCCGGCCGTGAACTGGAGGACGCCTCCGCGCTGGAGATCCTCCAGTGGGCCGTGCAGACGTTCGGCAAGCAGTTCTGTGTCACCTCCTCGATGGAGGACGCGGTGGTCGCCCACCTCGCGTCCCGCGCGAACCCCGGTGTGGACGTCGTGTTCCTCGACACCGGCTACCACTTCCCCGAGACCATCGGCACCCGGGACGCGGTCGAGGCCGTGATGGACGTCAACGTCATCACGCTCACCCCGCGCCAGACCGTCGCCGAGCAGGACGCCGAGTACGGGCCGAAGCTGCACGACCGCGACCCCGACCTGTGCTGCGCGCTGCGGAAGGTCGCGCCGCTGGAGCAGGGTCTGACCAAGTACCGCGCCTGGGCCACGGGCCTGCGCCGCGACGAGTCCCCGACCCGCGCGAACACCCCCGTCGTCGGCTGGGACGAGAAGCGCCGCAAGGTCAAGGTCTCGCCGATCGCCCGCTGGACGCAGGACGACGTGGACGCGTACGTGAGCGAGCACGGTGTCCTCACCAACCCGCTCCTCATGGACGGCTACCCGTCCGTCGGCTGCGCCCCCTGCACCCGGCGGGTGCTGGAGGGCGAGGACGCGCGCGCCGGCCGCTGGGCGGGCCGCAACAAGACCGAGTGCGGACTGCACGGCTGA
- a CDS encoding TauD/TfdA family dioxygenase, whose amino-acid sequence MSSTPTLLPDVVLSPGSPPILRADVAGDTAGWAAVHRDALRAVVAEHGSVLVRGLGLDDPDTTGEVFRRLATGLMPDRESFAPRRTYADGVYSSTKWPPNQQMCMHHELSYSVEFPALMLFACLDAPAEGGATAVADAPTVLDALPAGLTERFAREGWLLARTYNDEIGASVGEAFGTEDRAAIERYCRAHAIEFAWQSDGSLHTRQRRAAVIRHPVTGRPCWFNQIAFLNEWTMDPEVREYLVDVYGPDGLPFNTRHGNGDPIGEDVVREINAVYEAHTVREPWRSGDLMIVDNIRTAHSREPFEGPREVLAALADPVRLTDSTPTTEVRTA is encoded by the coding sequence ATGTCCTCGACCCCGACGCTCCTGCCCGACGTCGTCCTGAGTCCCGGCAGCCCCCCGATCCTGCGCGCCGACGTCGCAGGGGACACGGCGGGCTGGGCGGCCGTCCACCGCGACGCGCTGCGCGCCGTGGTCGCCGAGCACGGCAGCGTCCTGGTCCGCGGTCTGGGCCTGGACGACCCGGACACGACCGGAGAGGTGTTCCGGCGCCTGGCCACCGGCCTGATGCCCGACCGGGAGTCCTTCGCACCCCGGCGGACGTACGCGGACGGCGTGTACTCCTCCACCAAGTGGCCGCCCAACCAGCAGATGTGCATGCACCACGAGCTGAGTTACTCGGTCGAGTTCCCCGCGCTGATGCTGTTCGCGTGCCTCGACGCGCCGGCCGAGGGCGGCGCCACCGCCGTCGCCGACGCGCCCACGGTGCTCGACGCGCTGCCGGCCGGTCTCACCGAGCGGTTCGCGCGCGAGGGCTGGCTGCTCGCCCGGACGTACAACGACGAGATCGGGGCGTCGGTCGGCGAGGCCTTCGGCACCGAGGACCGCGCCGCCATCGAACGCTACTGCCGGGCCCACGCCATCGAGTTCGCCTGGCAGAGCGACGGCTCCCTGCACACCCGCCAGCGCCGCGCCGCGGTGATCCGGCACCCCGTCACGGGACGGCCCTGCTGGTTCAACCAGATCGCCTTCCTCAACGAGTGGACGATGGACCCCGAGGTGCGGGAGTACCTGGTGGACGTCTACGGCCCCGACGGGCTGCCCTTCAACACCCGCCACGGCAACGGCGACCCGATCGGCGAGGACGTCGTCCGGGAGATCAACGCGGTGTACGAGGCCCACACCGTGCGCGAGCCGTGGCGCTCCGGCGACCTGATGATCGTCGACAACATCCGCACCGCGCACAGCAGGGAGCCCTTCGAGGGCCCGCGCGAGGTGCTCGCCGCACTGGCCGACCCGGTCCGGCTGACCGACTCCACCCCCACGACCGAGGTGAGGACCGCATGA
- the cysC gene encoding adenylyl-sulfate kinase produces MNQENQVTGATIWLTGLPSAGKTTIAYELATRLREEGHRVEVLDGDEIRTFLTAGLGFSREDRHTNVQRIGFLADLLSRNGVKTLVPVIAPYADSREAVRKRHQASGAAYLEVHVATPVEVCSERDVKGLYAKQAAGEISGLTGVDDPYEAPESPDLRIESHTQSVQESAAALYALLAERGLA; encoded by the coding sequence ATGAACCAGGAGAACCAAGTGACCGGAGCCACCATCTGGCTCACGGGTCTGCCGAGCGCCGGCAAGACCACCATCGCGTACGAACTGGCCACACGGCTGCGCGAGGAGGGCCACCGCGTCGAGGTGCTCGACGGCGACGAGATCCGTACGTTCCTGACGGCGGGCCTCGGCTTCAGCCGCGAGGACCGGCACACCAACGTCCAGCGCATCGGCTTCCTCGCCGATCTGCTGTCCCGCAACGGCGTCAAGACGCTCGTACCGGTCATCGCCCCGTACGCCGACAGCCGCGAGGCGGTGCGCAAGCGCCACCAGGCGAGCGGTGCCGCCTACCTGGAGGTGCATGTCGCGACACCGGTCGAGGTGTGCAGCGAGCGGGACGTGAAGGGCCTGTACGCCAAGCAGGCGGCGGGCGAGATCTCCGGGCTGACCGGGGTCGACGACCCGTACGAGGCGCCCGAGTCGCCCGATCTGCGCATCGAGTCGCACACCCAGTCCGTGCAGGAGTCCGCGGCAGCGCTCTACGCGCTGCTCGCCGAGAGGGGTCTCGCATGA
- a CDS encoding GAF domain-containing protein: MAHSPMNVAGLPPGDAARVARVLDEVRDAALSGQPGPLGPRPVIGESWGRMLRSGVDPDHDFRAGLLDRDEIERRRRESPLRHILPVLREGLLSVADITRHIMVVADEEGRVLWREGSRPVLHRADGFGFELGAHWGENVVGTNGIGTPAVVRRPVQVFAAEHFVRTHATWTCTGAPITDPRDGRLIGVVDVSGPWETMHPSTLAWVDSVAKLAEARLRERHLAALDRLRSVAAPVLARITGRALAVDRDGWTAAVTGMPHLDRVALPVAPGADRIWLPSLGLCSVEPLTDGWLIRASDGLRAPGGAARIELDVSQPRRWSLTVVDGTGTWTHEPSPRHTELLYLLALHRTGRSAADLADDMFGDPARTVTVRAEMSRVRRYLGAVLEHRPYRFRESAEVRVVLPDAPGDLLPYSTAPGVVRARLAGTATGAVDAGGVNPLPE, encoded by the coding sequence ATGGCGCACTCACCCATGAACGTGGCAGGGCTGCCCCCGGGGGACGCGGCGCGGGTGGCCCGCGTGCTCGACGAGGTACGCGACGCCGCACTGTCCGGGCAGCCGGGGCCGCTCGGCCCGCGGCCGGTCATCGGGGAGTCCTGGGGGCGGATGCTGCGCAGCGGTGTCGACCCCGACCACGACTTCCGCGCCGGGCTGCTCGACCGCGACGAGATCGAACGGCGGCGCCGGGAGTCCCCGCTGCGGCACATCCTGCCGGTGCTGCGCGAGGGGCTGTTGTCGGTCGCGGACATCACCCGCCACATCATGGTCGTGGCGGACGAGGAGGGCCGGGTGCTGTGGCGCGAGGGCAGCCGTCCCGTGCTGCACCGGGCCGACGGCTTCGGTTTCGAACTCGGCGCGCACTGGGGCGAGAACGTCGTCGGCACCAACGGGATCGGCACCCCCGCGGTCGTCCGCCGCCCCGTCCAGGTCTTCGCCGCCGAACACTTCGTCCGCACCCACGCCACCTGGACCTGCACGGGCGCGCCGATCACCGACCCGCGCGACGGCCGGCTGATCGGTGTCGTGGACGTCAGCGGGCCCTGGGAGACGATGCATCCGTCGACCCTCGCGTGGGTCGACTCGGTGGCCAAGCTCGCCGAGGCGCGGCTGCGGGAACGGCATCTGGCCGCGCTGGACCGGCTGCGCTCGGTGGCCGCGCCGGTCCTCGCCCGGATCACCGGCCGCGCCCTCGCGGTCGACCGGGACGGCTGGACCGCCGCGGTCACCGGCATGCCGCATCTGGACCGGGTCGCGCTGCCCGTCGCGCCCGGCGCCGACCGGATCTGGCTGCCGTCGCTCGGCCTGTGCTCGGTGGAGCCGCTGACCGACGGCTGGCTGATACGCGCCTCGGACGGACTCCGCGCACCGGGCGGCGCCGCCCGGATCGAGCTGGACGTGTCGCAGCCGCGCCGCTGGTCGCTGACCGTGGTGGACGGAACGGGCACCTGGACCCATGAACCGAGTCCGCGCCACACGGAGTTGCTGTACCTGCTGGCCCTGCACCGCACCGGCCGCAGCGCCGCCGACCTGGCCGACGACATGTTCGGCGACCCGGCCCGCACGGTGACGGTACGGGCCGAGATGTCGCGCGTACGCCGCTACCTGGGGGCCGTCCTGGAACACCGCCCGTACCGTTTCCGCGAGTCGGCCGAGGTGCGGGTGGTCCTCCCGGACGCCCCCGGCGACCTGCTGCCGTATTCGACGGCGCCGGGGGTGGTGCGCGCACGGCTGGCGGGGACGGCGACCGGGGCGGTGGACGCGGGGGGTGTGAACCCTCTGCCGGAGTGA
- the sbnB gene encoding 2,3-diaminopropionate biosynthesis protein SbnB, whose amino-acid sequence MTGTEQAAQAAETRTAPPFTVVSGAQVQQALEGRESEIADLVERVYRLHGGGDSVNPPSYFLRFPDRPSSRIIALPASIGGDIGVDGIKWVSSFPENTASGLPRASAVLILNDHETGYPFACLEASIINAARTASSAALAADRLSRGRTRPVRVGFVGTGLIARHIHTHLTATGWSFEETGVYDLSADSAAGFHGYLERSGAKGRLTVHDSAESLIRSSDLVVFATVAGTPHIHDLAWFDHAPLVLHVSLRDLAPEILLASANFVDDIEHCLKAETSPHLAERLSGGRDFIDGTLDDVLSGRVTVPADRTVVFSPFGLGVLDLAVGKFVHDEVARRGEPHVVDGFFHELRRHG is encoded by the coding sequence ATGACCGGCACGGAACAGGCGGCGCAGGCCGCCGAGACGCGCACCGCTCCCCCGTTCACCGTCGTCTCCGGCGCCCAGGTCCAGCAGGCCCTTGAGGGGCGGGAGTCGGAGATCGCGGACCTCGTCGAGCGGGTGTACCGGCTGCACGGGGGCGGCGACTCGGTGAACCCGCCGTCGTACTTCCTGCGCTTCCCCGACCGTCCGTCGTCGCGGATCATCGCGCTGCCGGCGTCGATCGGCGGGGACATCGGGGTGGACGGCATCAAGTGGGTCTCCAGCTTCCCCGAGAACACGGCGTCCGGGCTGCCCCGGGCCTCGGCCGTGCTGATCCTCAACGACCACGAGACGGGCTACCCGTTCGCCTGCCTGGAGGCGTCGATCATCAACGCCGCCCGGACGGCGTCCTCCGCGGCCCTCGCGGCCGACCGGCTCAGCCGGGGCCGCACCCGGCCGGTCCGGGTCGGGTTCGTCGGCACCGGGCTGATCGCCCGCCACATCCACACCCATCTCACCGCCACCGGCTGGTCGTTCGAGGAGACCGGGGTGTACGACCTGTCCGCGGACAGCGCGGCCGGTTTCCACGGCTATCTGGAACGGTCCGGCGCCAAGGGCCGGCTCACCGTGCACGACAGCGCCGAGTCGCTGATCCGCTCCAGCGATCTGGTGGTCTTCGCCACCGTCGCGGGCACTCCGCACATCCACGACCTCGCGTGGTTCGACCACGCCCCGCTGGTGCTGCACGTGTCGCTGCGCGACCTGGCACCCGAGATCCTGCTCGCCTCGGCCAACTTCGTGGACGACATCGAGCACTGCCTGAAGGCGGAGACCTCTCCGCACCTGGCCGAACGCCTCAGCGGCGGCCGGGACTTCATCGACGGCACGTTGGACGACGTGCTGTCCGGGCGGGTGACCGTGCCGGCCGACCGGACGGTCGTCTTCTCGCCCTTCGGCCTCGGGGTCCTGGACCTCGCGGTCGGCAAGTTCGTCCACGACGAGGTGGCCCGGCGGGGCGAGCCGCACGTCGTGGACGGCTTCTTCCACGAGCTGCGCCGGCACGGCTGA
- a CDS encoding putative leader peptide codes for MSGTGIALVSRRHVDLGRMSSAICPVR; via the coding sequence ATGTCTGGAACTGGAATTGCCTTGGTGAGTCGGCGGCACGTCGACCTCGGCCGCATGTCCAGCGCCATCTGTCCGGTCCGCTGA